The Manduca sexta isolate Smith_Timp_Sample1 chromosome 20, JHU_Msex_v1.0, whole genome shotgun sequence DNA segment ATTCtataaggaaatataatattctttaacttataaagataacaataaaacttactCTATCGGCGCCCACTACTACAGCGTCTATTTTCCTGGCGTGCATTAGGGCTGACACCATGCTATCTACAATCAAAGTGGCTGGTATCTTTTCATGCACTAATTCATACGCCGTTAACCTTGCACCCTGATTGTATGGCCTCGTTTCAGTGCAGTACACATGctctaaaatacatttaaataaaaatattatgagttgTCTAAACCATTTCATTTGTACAGTGGCAGAATACTTAGATGGTGAGATTCTTgactgatttttaattttagcaataaaatatatcactcaccttcctttaaaaaaaattggtaatatttgcatatagaaataaaatacatacatgttATTAACgcacaaaaaatattccttaccTAGCCGTTTGGCTGCATGCAATGACCTTATAACTCCTAAAGCAGTACCATATCCAGCTGTCGCTAATGAACCTGTGTTGCAGTGTGTAAGTATACGGACTTGTCCTTCCCcatctaaattatttaatattgcttCACAACCATATCTTCCTATTGCTTTATTATCTTCTATGTCCTTCATTAACATACTCTCTATACTACAAATAAACCTGCAGAGGCAAACagattagttatttattattgctcAAATGTTATTAGACCTCATACTTTATAGTACCagctaacattaaaatatatttagttagctAACACAATATAGCATAAGTCTTTTGCAGAATGAAAGTCCCACAGGAACATTTATTGTGGAACAGGAAAGCTAATAATTCTCCGGCGTGGCAGTTTCGTCATTTAAAAACCTTATGTTCTAAAAAGAAGCGAAGCGTGTAATACACAATTCGCAATTACGAATTTCATAATTGCAGTAAGATATTACATTAGTGTTtgattctaaaaaaaacaactaagaataattaatagcaaaaaaatatatataaatatgcaacTTAACACATGAATGTTAATTGATTTACAATACTAATAGCTTATTAATAGACATACCTTTCTTTGAATTCATCAACAGACACAGTCTCATCGGCGCATAGTGTATTTGCTAAATTTATCAGTTCCTCTGCtgccaattttatatttacagctGTTGGCCTGGCAGACACCAAGTAGTTAAGTTTACCTTCAATCTGTAATTACACATGTTgccaattttagatttatgtcAATATTATATGATGTTTTATGTTTAGTATAGCATTTACAGATTTTAGATTATTGTGGAAGAAataatgtgagaaaatgtttattaattccaaattacatagtttttttaatgaaaatgatcTTGTCAAAAGTTACTGTGTGATTTAATTGTCAAAGGGTTATAGTTCAATGCCCCACGTTTAGTATTACagacatattaatatattttgttatcttttattgttgaaatatcaCAGTGATAAACTTGCTATGTTACTAAGTATTATGTAGAATTCAGGTAACTAGCTATAACATAAGACACAGTGGCAAGGCTCTGATATCCATTAGTTCCAATTAGTGtacaaacaattattaatttttattaaacaattaattttttttataggaaaaaaaaGGTGTGTTGTTGCCCTGTTGAACTCTTTCAGTTGAACTGTTATTTGTGCATGTCTCAAGTCCTGTGCAATCAAATATGTGGTGGTTCCATACTTGGTATTTACTTAGGAATAAATTtctcttaatatattttttttcatatgccTAAATGTCATAAGAAACTTATCTAATAGCTCTAGTTATTGGGTTTCTTACATCCGGCATTGGTGAAATATGTGAGCGATATTTAGTCTCTAAATATTTATCTacgtaaaatatgtataaaattttaaatattttatacgttttttatgtagataatttttttttaaaagacatGTTCTGAGTGATCTTACAAATGTGATAATTTATCAAGAGACAATATACAAATACTGAGACGAAAGATATCAGTTCGTAAATAACAAAGATTGTGTTGCTACATTATGTTAAGTGTTACACATTTTATCTATTACGAGTAACATTATCTGACCTCTTGCCTCATGTGCTTTTTGTCTGACATATCATCATTTAGTAATTCCACAGCTAGTGATAAACATCCAACTATGGCTATGGCAGGAGCTCCTCGAACCTGAAAACAATTTATACTGATTAGaaagtgaaataataaaattataccattTACTGCCACACTAACACTTGATTATTAGGTATTatgtttttcaaaaaataagattattgtGTAGAAAATGATATATTTGTTAGTACTTCTGCTAATAACAcagttataaattttttacAATGATGTCGAATTTAAAGGTCCCCTAAAATGGTATTTTCTATTGAACTATTTGTTCAACTATTTTCTAATAGCTTTATAGCTATTTCATTAGCTTGCTGGTTgtgaaataatacattaattgcTGAATGGCATGGTAGTTTGAAAATTATCTTCACAGCCAGTCAATTTGGAATCAGATATTCAAAATTTTTCATGAGGTTTTTCTATAACtgcaatataattttctttgcaaatttaataaacatattaaagcCCATCATCATAATGCTTGTTGCATGATGTTGGGCTgggttataaattgaaatattgagaaaattaaataataactttgttCATTTTGCACCTATTGtggatattatatatatataatattattagaaatctCTTGGCCATTCAAATTCTCCAGCAGTTATTTTCAGTGAGacatatgttataaaatacgtaaagttacctgcattttattaataactttccAACCATCTTCAACGCCCCGCACCTTAACATATCTCGTTTGTAAGGGTAATAACAGTTGATCTAAAATTTCTAAATTTCCTCGCTTATACTTTATTGATTCTAAActcattttgtttacaaatactaaagttttataaaactgcAAGATAGGTATATTTTTCGTAAAACTGCAACGAAGGTTTgcctaaaattacaatataattatacaatattttattgataattaaacacaaataaaatttattacgatTTTCAAGTTTCACTTACCTACAGAGCTTACATAAACAAaccaaaacaaaaatcaaactgAAAAGACATTTTTCGAATTGTCAATTTTTCGCAGTATAGGTCGACAAGGATCATAATGAATGTGGTCAACAGGTggtcaaaatctgaactaacgGCAGCCATCTTGCAAAATGTCATAATTGACACAAAAAAATGTTGGCTACATTGGTAAATAGTCCTACTCCTATTTTCGTg contains these protein-coding regions:
- the LOC115448214 gene encoding methylthioribose-1-phosphate isomerase; translated protein: MSLESIKYKRGNLEILDQLLLPLQTRYVKVRGVEDGWKVINKMQVRGAPAIAIVGCLSLAVELLNDDMSDKKHMRQEIEGKLNYLVSARPTAVNIKLAAEELINLANTLCADETVSVDEFKERFICSIESMLMKDIEDNKAIGRYGCEAILNNLDGEGQVRILTHCNTGSLATAGYGTALGVIRSLHAAKRLEHVYCTETRPYNQGARLTAYELVHEKIPATLIVDSMVSALMHARKIDAVVVGADRVAANGDTANKIGTYQIAIVAKYHEVPFYVAAPLTSIDMSLSSGERIKIEERPDREMTHIGEHRIAAQGINCWNPSFDVTPGALITGIITEKGVYVPHKLKEAVHS